GCTTGGATAGTAATAAGATTTCCAAAGAAAATCAAAAACAAGAGAAAAGATCGCATCAACATATTAAATGCGTTTCAAAACTATTTTCTCCGTTTGTTTTGCAATCATGCCTTTATAATAATCTTTCAGCATTTCGTATTCATCGGTTCCAACAATTGCTTTGTTAATTTGATGTACTATGCTTAATTGCAAAAGACTATCACTTGCCGCAATGTTAAATTTGAAGCTTCCTAAATTGTTTTCCATATTAAAAACTACTGCTTCTGGAAGTGTTTCTACTGTAAAACCATCAGGTATTTTAATTGTAATATTGTATTTATCCAAAAAAGGATAACCAAAATCGACTGGATACTCACGTACCTCCTGTTTAAAAGGGTTTTTATTCTGAGCAAAAAACAACATCGGATTTACATAAATCTTCCCTCCAATAACTTCACATAAATTATTTCCTGTAAATGAGTATGTTTCAACAATTGGAACAAGTAAATCTTTCTCGTTTGTTCGCGAATATTCACTTATCTCAATTTTACCATTATTATTTTCCAATTTCTCCAAATACTCTTCCTCTTTCAATTTTTCGAAATTTTCTCTCGTTATCATCGCATTATAATCAGAACATTGTCTTCTGGTTTTTCCTTTAATTTTACCTTCTGCATCGATATCATAATTCATAAACACAATATCGTTGGATGTTTTTGTAGGCATTAAATTAATTTCTTCTGAAGTACCATCTTTTCTTATCAATCTTCCCATCCAATTCAAAGCTCGCATAGGAAGCATATTTGGAGTTGAATATTTATCGGTTGCGTCTAGTAAAACATATCCGTTTGGAGTTTCTACTGCTGCTATGACATAATTAAAAGCGTTTCTATTTGGAAAAAAGGCAATTCCATTAGAACGTGTACTCACTAAAACAGGATTTGCTGTTAAACCAGCATAACGAAGCATTGCAGTTAGCATTAAATTAATATCAGCAACATTCCCCGTTTTCTCCTTATAGGTTTTCTTCACACCACTATCACAGCTGTAACCTGAATAAGTATTCCATTTCACATTTGATTTTACATGATTTAGAATCACTAATATTTTTTCTTCTGGAGTAGTAACGCCAGCCAATATTTTTTTCAAGTCTTCTTCAAAATATCCTGTTTTGTTCAACTCTGGCCCAAAATCGTCATAATCGTAAATTGTTTTCACAACTGAATTCCAATCGGTAGAATACTCTTTAATTGGACTATTTGGAAATTGTATTATTGACAACTCATGCTCAATACTTGCTCTGTAGTTATTAATATTGTTCACAAAACTTTCATCTTTTAAAGCAGGAACATCTTGAGCTGTATAAGTTACCTCAGTCTCTATATAATCTATTTGATTTCTCTCATGCCCGCTTGCAAATGTAAAACCGCTTCCTCCTCTCACTGAAGTAGTAAAGGCAACTGATTTTGAGTTTTTTGTTGTTTTAACTTTTGGAAATATATACCCTTTCTGTCTTGGTTTAAAAACATAGTATTCTGGATATGCCACTTTAAATTCAGAATAATTTACAGGAATAGAAGTCTGAAAATCCCAGTCACGAATCATTCCATCACTAGGAGATCTAACAGTATAACGAAATTCTATTACAGAACCTTCTTTAACATTAGGCATTGTAATTTTTTTCTGTCCTCTATATTTTGAAAGTACTTCATCAAAAGCTCCATCACTTTT
This portion of the Flavobacterium panacagri genome encodes:
- a CDS encoding transglutaminase domain-containing protein produces the protein MKITKHLSVVLLLFFISTLTAQDFKLGKVSVAELEQKVHPKDTSAVAAVLYKKGVSRMELDPNEGFCMITDVETRIKIYKKEGYEWANQEVWYYNYNSLKEKVFFTDAVTYNLIGGKIEKTKLKSDGAFDEVLSKYRGQKKITMPNVKEGSVIEFRYTVRSPSDGMIRDWDFQTSIPVNYSEFKVAYPEYYVFKPRQKGYIFPKVKTTKNSKSVAFTTSVRGGSGFTFASGHERNQIDYIETEVTYTAQDVPALKDESFVNNINNYRASIEHELSIIQFPNSPIKEYSTDWNSVVKTIYDYDDFGPELNKTGYFEEDLKKILAGVTTPEEKILVILNHVKSNVKWNTYSGYSCDSGVKKTYKEKTGNVADINLMLTAMLRYAGLTANPVLVSTRSNGIAFFPNRNAFNYVIAAVETPNGYVLLDATDKYSTPNMLPMRALNWMGRLIRKDGTSEEINLMPTKTSNDIVFMNYDIDAEGKIKGKTRRQCSDYNAMITRENFEKLKEEEYLEKLENNNGKIEISEYSRTNEKDLLVPIVETYSFTGNNLCEVIGGKIYVNPMLFFAQNKNPFKQEVREYPVDFGYPFLDKYNITIKIPDGFTVETLPEAVVFNMENNLGSFKFNIAASDSLLQLSIVHQINKAIVGTDEYEMLKDYYKGMIAKQTEKIVLKRI